The following coding sequences are from one Triticum aestivum cultivar Chinese Spring chromosome 5A, IWGSC CS RefSeq v2.1, whole genome shotgun sequence window:
- the LOC123104619 gene encoding uncharacterized protein, whose protein sequence is MAEVERKAPRREEELVEAALAAAAAALFVSGVKSLAPAVLVDRWWWPLPAQVLAAAPSPVLFLLLNVLVACIVVVSLQPTKRPAAASATGGVAAEVAPAGDGAAKKLKKRRSSKRRGADAEPAALAPPYVAADRCMALVVDRGVVAPTGGEEEEEGAAGDAAEVDRRAEEFISAFRHRLRVDSFSSRRGEAGDAAARAISSTAPCF, encoded by the coding sequence ATggcggaggtggagaggaaggcgccgcggagggaggaggagctggtggaggCGGCGCTGGCGGCCGCCGCGGCCGCGCTGTTCGTCTCCGGGGTCAAGAGCCTGGCGCCGGCCGTGCTCGTGGACCGCTGGTGGTGGCCCCTGCCCGCGCAGGTGCTCGCCGCGGCGCCGTCGCCcgtcctcttcctgctcctcaacgTCCTCGTCGCCTGCATCGTCGTGGTGTCCCTGCAGCCCACCAAGCGACCCGCCGCGGCGTCGGCAACGGGCGGCGTCGCCGCGGAGGTGGCGCCGGCGGGCGACGGCGcggcgaagaagctgaagaagaggcggAGCAGCAAGAGGCGCGGGGCCGACGCCGAACCGGCGGCTCTCGCGCCACCCTACGTCGCGGCCGACCGCTGCATGGCGCTGGTGGTTGACCGCGGTGTCGTGGCGCCGACgggcggagaagaagaagaggaaggagccgCCGGCGACGCGGCGGAGGTGGACAGGCGCGCGGAGGAGTTCATCTCGGCGTTCCGGCACCGCCTCAGGGTCGACTCCTTCTCGTCTCGCCGCGGGGAGGCTGGCGACGCGGCGGCGCGAGCCATCAGCAGCACTGCGCCGTGCTTTTGA